One Nocardioides oleivorans DNA segment encodes these proteins:
- a CDS encoding Fur family transcriptional regulator, with protein sequence MNDQTSEAELEGQFEQLLRSADLRVTRPRLAVLRAVRRHPHADTGSVLAAVRAEQPAVSHQAVYDVLGVLSDHGIVRRIQPAGSVARYELRVGDNHHHVVCRSCGTVADVDCAVGHTPCLDASDSGGFVIDEAEVTYWGLCPACASTASSTASPTSTASTH encoded by the coding sequence ATGAACGACCAGACGTCCGAGGCCGAGCTCGAGGGCCAGTTCGAGCAGCTGCTCCGCAGCGCCGACCTGAGGGTCACGCGCCCGCGCCTCGCGGTCCTCCGTGCCGTACGACGCCACCCGCACGCCGACACCGGCAGCGTCCTCGCCGCGGTCCGGGCCGAGCAGCCGGCGGTCTCGCACCAGGCGGTCTACGACGTGCTCGGCGTCCTGTCCGACCATGGCATCGTCCGCCGGATCCAGCCCGCCGGGTCGGTCGCCCGCTACGAGCTGCGCGTCGGCGACAACCACCACCACGTGGTCTGCCGCTCGTGCGGCACCGTCGCCGACGTCGACTGCGCCGTCGGCCACACCCCGTGCCTCGACGCCTCCGACAGCGGGGGCTTCGTGATCGACGAGGCCGAGGTCACCTACTGGGGCCTGTGCCCCGCCTGCGCCTCCACCGCTTCCTCCACCGCTTCGCCCACGTCCACCGCCAGCACCCACTGA
- the katG gene encoding catalase/peroxidase HPI — MNEEAPAGQCPVIHHQPQPTEGDANQVWWPERLNVRILAKNQPVRNPLGGDFDYAAAFATLDLPAVKADIEAVLTDSQDWWPADFGHYGPLMIRMAWHSAGTYRVQDGRGGGGTGQQRFAPLNSWPDNGNLDKARRLLWPVKKNYGNALSWADLMILTGNVALESMGFETFGFAGGRVDAWEPDDDVYWGPETEWLGGDKGGAERYSGDRELANPLAAVQMGLIYVNPEGPEGKPDPLAAAFDIRDTFSRMAMNDEETVALIAGGHTFGKTHGAADPEEYVGPEPEAGPIEAGGLGWLSKYGSGVGKDAITSGLEVTWTDKPTQWTNRFFEILFEHEWELEQSPAGANQWVAKDSEAIIPAPDEGGAKRRPTMLTTDLALRMDPAYEAISRRFLENPDQFADAFARAWFKLTHRDMGPVTRYLGPEVPSEELLWQDPIPAPAHVASAETVAAVKAKIADAGLTVSQLVSTAWAAASSYRGSDKRGGANGGRIRLEPQRSWEVNDPQQLAGVVTVLEGIAEAHDITFADTVVLAGNVGVEQAAAAAGVTVEVPFTPGRGDATQEQTDVESFAWLEPKADGFRNYVRSDAKLPAEYLLVDKANLLNLSAPELTVLVGGLRVLGANTAASTDGVLTERPGQLTNDFFVNLLDLGTVWSPAGSNDRYESGAWTGTRADLVFASNSELRAIAEVYAQDGVEEKFVHDFVAAWVKVMDNDRYDV; from the coding sequence ATGAACGAGGAGGCCCCCGCGGGCCAGTGCCCCGTCATCCACCACCAGCCGCAGCCCACCGAGGGCGACGCCAACCAGGTCTGGTGGCCCGAGCGCCTCAACGTCCGGATCCTCGCCAAGAACCAGCCCGTGCGGAACCCGCTCGGCGGCGACTTCGACTACGCCGCGGCGTTCGCCACGCTCGACCTGCCCGCCGTGAAGGCCGACATCGAGGCCGTCCTCACCGACAGCCAGGACTGGTGGCCCGCCGACTTCGGCCACTACGGCCCGCTGATGATCCGCATGGCCTGGCACAGCGCCGGCACCTACCGCGTCCAGGACGGCCGCGGCGGCGGTGGCACCGGGCAGCAGCGCTTCGCGCCCCTCAACTCCTGGCCCGACAACGGCAACCTCGACAAGGCCCGCCGCCTGCTGTGGCCGGTGAAGAAGAACTACGGCAACGCCCTCTCGTGGGCCGACCTGATGATCCTGACCGGCAACGTTGCGCTGGAGTCGATGGGCTTCGAGACCTTCGGCTTCGCCGGCGGTCGCGTCGACGCGTGGGAGCCGGACGACGACGTCTACTGGGGTCCCGAGACCGAGTGGCTCGGCGGCGACAAGGGCGGTGCGGAGCGCTACTCCGGCGACCGCGAGCTCGCCAACCCGCTCGCCGCGGTCCAGATGGGCCTCATCTACGTCAACCCGGAGGGCCCCGAGGGCAAGCCCGACCCGCTCGCGGCCGCCTTCGACATCCGCGACACGTTCAGCCGGATGGCGATGAACGACGAGGAGACCGTCGCCCTCATCGCCGGCGGCCACACCTTCGGCAAGACCCACGGTGCCGCCGACCCCGAGGAGTACGTCGGCCCGGAGCCGGAGGCCGGCCCGATCGAGGCCGGTGGCCTCGGCTGGCTGTCGAAGTACGGCTCCGGTGTCGGCAAGGACGCCATCACGTCGGGCCTCGAGGTCACCTGGACCGACAAGCCGACGCAGTGGACCAACCGCTTCTTCGAGATCCTCTTCGAGCACGAGTGGGAGCTCGAGCAGAGCCCCGCCGGCGCCAACCAGTGGGTCGCCAAGGACTCCGAGGCGATCATCCCGGCGCCCGACGAGGGCGGCGCCAAGCGCCGGCCCACCATGCTCACGACCGACCTCGCGCTGCGGATGGACCCGGCCTACGAGGCGATCTCGCGTCGCTTCCTGGAGAACCCCGACCAGTTCGCCGACGCCTTCGCCCGCGCGTGGTTCAAGTTGACCCACCGCGACATGGGCCCGGTCACGCGCTACCTCGGCCCCGAGGTCCCCTCGGAGGAGCTGCTCTGGCAGGACCCGATCCCGGCTCCCGCGCACGTCGCGTCCGCCGAGACCGTCGCCGCGGTCAAGGCGAAGATCGCCGACGCCGGCCTCACGGTCAGCCAGCTCGTGTCGACCGCCTGGGCGGCCGCGTCGTCGTACCGCGGCTCCGACAAGCGCGGTGGCGCCAACGGTGGTCGCATCCGTCTCGAGCCCCAGCGCAGCTGGGAGGTCAACGACCCGCAGCAGCTCGCCGGCGTGGTGACCGTGCTCGAGGGCATCGCCGAGGCCCACGACATCACCTTCGCCGACACCGTCGTGCTCGCGGGCAACGTCGGGGTGGAGCAGGCGGCGGCCGCCGCGGGCGTCACCGTCGAGGTGCCGTTCACCCCGGGTCGTGGTGACGCGACGCAGGAGCAGACCGACGTCGAGTCGTTCGCCTGGCTCGAGCCGAAGGCCGACGGCTTCCGCAACTACGTGCGGTCGGACGCCAAGCTGCCGGCGGAGTACCTCCTCGTCGACAAGGCCAACCTGCTCAACCTGAGCGCGCCCGAGCTGACCGTCCTCGTCGGCGGCCTGCGCGTCCTGGGCGCGAACACCGCGGCCTCGACCGACGGCGTGCTCACCGAGCGTCCCGGCCAGCTGACCAACGACTTCTTCGTCAACCTGCTCGACCTCGGCACGGTCTGGTCGCCCGCGGGCTCCAACGACCGCTACGAGAGCGGTGCCTGGACCGGCACGCGGGCCGACCTCGTCTTCGCGTCGAACTCCGAGCTGCGCGCGATCGCGGAGGTCTACGCCCAGGACGGCGTCGAGGAGAAGTTCGTCCACGACTTCGTCGCCGCGTGGGTCAAGGTCATGGACAACGACAGGTACGACGTCTGA